In Desulfobaculum bizertense DSM 18034, a genomic segment contains:
- the nspC gene encoding carboxynorspermidine decarboxylase, with protein MERNYLLALLEQNPPTPCFVVDEALLERNLEILDSVQQRTGARILLALKGFAMFSVFPLLRGTLHGVCASSPHEARLGREEFGREVHAFAAAYSEQDMRELVTLCDHISFNSFAQYARFRPMIDAAAHQIHCSIRINPEHSEGAVPLYDPCSPGSRLGVRRAQFDESAFDGIAGLHFHTLCEQNAAPLARTLDVVEKNFGHVLHKMEWLNMGGGHHITREDYDIDLLCECIDRVQQRYGVQVYLEPGEAVALNTGFLVSTVLDVIEADMPIAILDSSAAAHMPDVLEMPYRPHIIGSGKAREKAWTCRMGGHSCLAGDVMGEYSFDTPLAPGDRVVFTDMAIYSMVKTNTFNGLKLPSLAVCRNGKDLRVIREFGYDEYRRRLS; from the coding sequence GTGGAAAGAAATTATCTCTTAGCACTTTTGGAGCAGAATCCGCCGACTCCCTGTTTCGTTGTGGACGAGGCCCTGCTTGAGCGGAATCTGGAAATTCTGGATTCTGTGCAGCAGCGGACTGGTGCGCGGATTCTGCTTGCTCTGAAAGGTTTTGCCATGTTTAGCGTGTTTCCGCTTTTGCGGGGCACGCTGCATGGCGTTTGTGCGAGTTCTCCGCATGAAGCCCGTCTTGGGCGTGAGGAATTTGGGCGTGAGGTGCATGCTTTTGCTGCTGCCTATTCTGAGCAGGACATGCGAGAGCTGGTTACGCTTTGCGATCACATCTCATTTAATTCTTTTGCGCAGTATGCACGCTTTCGTCCCATGATCGATGCGGCAGCGCATCAGATTCATTGCTCCATCCGTATCAATCCGGAACATTCCGAGGGCGCTGTTCCCCTTTATGATCCATGTTCTCCCGGCTCGCGGCTGGGAGTTCGGCGGGCGCAGTTTGATGAGTCTGCTTTTGATGGCATCGCAGGGCTTCATTTTCATACCTTATGCGAGCAGAATGCTGCGCCTCTGGCCCGGACTCTTGACGTGGTCGAGAAGAATTTCGGGCACGTTCTCCACAAGATGGAATGGCTCAACATGGGGGGCGGGCACCACATTACGCGTGAGGATTATGACATTGATCTTCTGTGTGAGTGTATTGACCGTGTTCAGCAGCGTTATGGGGTACAGGTGTATCTTGAACCCGGCGAGGCCGTCGCGTTGAATACCGGATTTCTCGTTTCAACTGTTCTTGATGTGATTGAGGCTGACATGCCGATTGCAATTTTGGACAGCTCTGCTGCGGCCCACATGCCCGATGTTTTGGAAATGCCGTACAGGCCCCACATCATTGGCTCAGGCAAAGCGCGTGAAAAAGCATGGACCTGTCGCATGGGGGGGCATTCCTGTCTCGCCGGGGATGTGATGGGTGAGTATTCTTTTGATACCCCCCTTGCTCCCGGTGATCGTGTCGTGTTTACGGATATGGCGATTTACAGCATGGTCAAGACCAACACCTTTAACGGGCTAAAGCTTCCGAGTCTTGCCGTGTGTCGCAATGGCAAGGATCTGCGCGTTATTCGTGAATTTGGTTATGACGAGTACAGGCGGCGTCTCTCTTAG
- a CDS encoding saccharopine dehydrogenase family protein yields MSRVLIIGAGGVGSVVVHKCAQVPEVFSEICLASRTLSKCDAIAAQLDRPIQTAQVDADNVPEMVELIRSFKPDLVLNVALPYQDLHIMDACLETGVDYLDTANYEPLDEAKFEYSWQWAYQERFREKGITALLGSGFDPGVTNVFCAYAQKHHFDEIHQLDIIDCNAGDHGKHFATNFNPEINIREVTAKGRYWERGEWVETDPLSWSMNYDFPEGIGSKKCYLMYHEELESLVQNLKGIKRARFWMTFSDQYLKHLEVLENVGMTRIDPVEYNGTEVVPLQFLKALLPDPASLGPDTKGKTCIGCLMQGVKDGKPKTVYIYNICDHQQAYAEVKSQAVSYTTGVPAMIGAMMVMTGTWKKPGVFNMEQFDPDPFMEKLNKHGLPWKEIIS; encoded by the coding sequence ATGTCTAGAGTTCTTATCATTGGTGCTGGTGGCGTTGGCTCCGTTGTCGTCCACAAATGTGCTCAGGTGCCCGAAGTTTTTTCTGAAATTTGCCTTGCGAGCCGGACACTTTCCAAGTGCGATGCCATCGCTGCTCAGCTTGATCGTCCTATTCAGACCGCACAGGTTGATGCCGACAATGTCCCCGAGATGGTGGAACTGATTCGTTCCTTTAAGCCGGACCTCGTGTTGAACGTCGCGCTTCCGTATCAGGACCTTCATATTATGGATGCCTGTCTTGAGACTGGAGTGGATTATCTGGATACCGCAAACTACGAGCCTCTTGATGAGGCCAAGTTTGAGTACAGCTGGCAGTGGGCCTATCAGGAGCGTTTTCGCGAGAAGGGCATCACTGCGCTTCTGGGAAGTGGCTTTGATCCCGGTGTAACCAACGTGTTTTGTGCCTATGCTCAGAAGCATCATTTTGACGAGATTCATCAGCTCGACATTATTGACTGCAATGCAGGCGATCACGGCAAGCACTTTGCCACCAACTTTAATCCGGAAATCAACATCCGTGAGGTGACGGCAAAAGGCCGCTACTGGGAGCGTGGGGAGTGGGTTGAAACTGATCCGCTGTCCTGGTCCATGAATTATGATTTCCCTGAAGGCATTGGCTCCAAGAAGTGCTACCTGATGTATCACGAAGAGCTGGAGTCTTTGGTGCAGAATCTCAAGGGCATCAAGCGTGCCCGTTTCTGGATGACCTTCTCCGATCAGTATCTCAAGCATCTTGAGGTCTTGGAGAACGTGGGCATGACCCGTATTGATCCTGTTGAGTACAATGGCACAGAGGTCGTTCCGCTTCAGTTCCTGAAAGCGCTTCTTCCTGACCCCGCATCTCTTGGTCCGGACACCAAGGGCAAAACCTGCATTGGTTGCCTTATGCAGGGCGTGAAGGATGGCAAGCCCAAGACGGTCTACATTTACAACATTTGTGACCATCAGCAGGCGTACGCAGAAGTAAAGTCTCAGGCTGTGTCCTATACGACCGGAGTCCCGGCCATGATTGGTGCCATGATGGTCATGACTGGGACGTGGAAGAAACCCGGCGTGTTCAACATGGAGCAGTTTGATCCTGATCCGTTCATGGAAAAGCTGAACAAGCATGGTCTGCCGTGGAAAGAAATTATCTCTTAG
- the speA gene encoding biosynthetic arginine decarboxylase, which produces MAKKPVFEQWNVERSSDLYGIKNWGSGYFDVSDAGNVVITPFGENGPTVSIPEVIGGLKDRGMNLPVLLRIENILEHQISVLHDCFNSSIHELGYKGEFRGVFPVKVNQQEQVIRKIAEYGKEHHHGLEVGSKAELIAALAYLEDKEACLVCNGYKDQEFVDMALYACKMGFNCILVLEMPGELPLILERSEALNVVPQIGVRIKLSSRAGGHWVESGGDLSIFGLSTAEVVDVLDALREKGRLDSLQLLHFHLGSQISNIRDIREALREACRVYAGLVDEGAQMKYLDLGGGLAVDYDGSHTNYLSSRNYTLKEYCADIVETVMSIMDEREISHPYIITESGRATVAYYSVLLFDILDVSRLEERPVPETLPEGTPEPILNLLEVYNSISLKNLQECYNDAIYYRDEVRQMFRVGNSSLRDRSVAETIFWAIIKEIALRVDNVKRPSEEMAGIQDSLASIYYANMSIFQSLPDAWAIEQLFPVMPVHRLDEQPTEKVVLADITCDCDGKLDRFIDTRGVQRTLDLHSLRQGEAYNLGAFLVGAYQETLGDLHNLFGDTNVVSIHVEPDGSFDFVRELDGDSVADVLSYVEYDPKAVLERFRTMAERGVREKYITPSERFSIMKAYEKCLRGSTYLKACGSKTSC; this is translated from the coding sequence ATGGCTAAAAAGCCCGTATTTGAGCAATGGAATGTGGAACGCTCCTCAGACTTGTATGGAATCAAGAACTGGGGGAGCGGGTACTTTGATGTTTCTGATGCTGGAAACGTCGTGATAACACCTTTTGGGGAGAATGGACCGACAGTGTCCATTCCAGAAGTCATTGGCGGGCTTAAGGACAGAGGCATGAATTTGCCTGTGTTACTCCGCATTGAAAATATTTTGGAGCATCAGATCTCCGTTTTGCATGACTGCTTTAACTCCTCGATTCATGAACTTGGTTACAAAGGCGAATTTCGTGGCGTCTTTCCCGTGAAAGTGAATCAGCAGGAACAGGTTATTCGCAAGATTGCAGAGTATGGCAAAGAGCATCACCACGGCCTCGAAGTCGGCAGTAAGGCCGAACTGATTGCCGCGCTTGCCTACCTCGAAGACAAAGAAGCCTGTCTGGTCTGCAATGGCTATAAGGACCAGGAATTTGTCGATATGGCACTTTATGCGTGCAAAATGGGCTTCAACTGTATCCTTGTTTTGGAGATGCCCGGTGAGCTGCCGCTTATTCTGGAGCGTTCCGAAGCCTTGAACGTTGTGCCGCAGATTGGTGTGCGCATTAAGCTCTCATCCCGCGCTGGCGGGCACTGGGTCGAATCCGGTGGAGACTTGTCTATCTTTGGCCTGTCTACAGCAGAAGTTGTCGACGTGCTCGATGCCCTGCGTGAGAAAGGTCGCCTTGATTCTCTTCAGCTTTTACATTTCCATCTTGGATCACAGATTTCCAACATTCGGGACATTCGAGAAGCATTGCGTGAAGCCTGCCGAGTCTATGCCGGACTGGTCGACGAAGGCGCGCAGATGAAATACCTCGATCTTGGTGGTGGTCTTGCTGTTGATTATGATGGCTCGCATACCAATTACCTTTCGAGCAGAAACTACACGCTCAAGGAATATTGCGCAGACATTGTCGAAACTGTCATGAGCATTATGGATGAGCGGGAAATTTCTCATCCGTATATCATTACAGAGTCTGGCCGTGCCACTGTTGCGTACTATTCTGTGCTGCTGTTTGACATTTTGGACGTGAGCCGTCTGGAAGAGCGTCCTGTTCCAGAGACCCTTCCCGAAGGAACTCCGGAGCCGATTCTGAACCTTTTGGAAGTGTATAATTCCATTTCGCTTAAGAATCTTCAGGAGTGCTACAACGACGCCATTTACTACCGTGATGAAGTGCGGCAGATGTTCCGTGTTGGCAACAGCTCGCTCAGGGACAGGTCCGTTGCAGAAACCATCTTTTGGGCTATCATCAAGGAAATTGCCCTGCGCGTGGACAACGTGAAGCGCCCAAGCGAAGAAATGGCAGGCATTCAGGATTCTTTGGCCAGCATTTATTACGCAAATATGAGCATTTTCCAGTCCTTGCCGGACGCATGGGCCATTGAGCAGCTTTTCCCGGTGATGCCTGTGCATCGTCTGGATGAGCAGCCCACAGAAAAAGTCGTTTTGGCAGACATAACCTGCGACTGTGACGGCAAACTGGATCGCTTTATTGATACCCGTGGCGTGCAGCGGACTTTGGACCTGCATTCGCTCAGGCAGGGGGAAGCCTATAATCTCGGTGCGTTCCTTGTTGGTGCGTATCAGGAGACTCTCGGTGACCTGCATAACCTGTTCGGCGATACGAATGTGGTCTCTATCCATGTGGAACCGGACGGGTCCTTTGATTTTGTTCGAGAGCTGGACGGCGATTCTGTCGCAGATGTTCTCTCTTATGTTGAGTATGATCCAAAAGCTGTGCTTGAGCGGTTCCGGACTATGGCGGAACGCGGTGTTCGCGAGAAATACATCACGCCAAGTGAACGCTTTTCGATTATGAAAGCCTATGAAAAGTGCCTGCGCGGGTCGACCTATCTCAAGGCCTGCGGCAGCAAGACCTCGTGCTAA